A genomic segment from Octopus sinensis linkage group LG4, ASM634580v1, whole genome shotgun sequence encodes:
- the LOC115211078 gene encoding uncharacterized protein LOC115211078 — MRLSIVFLLVLVTAYCQFDSCEGFDVQQTLAKIREVLEKGFGNKFKKFFHGITKFFKEINGKFVIDGTPLVITFFADDCEMKITGKRGLFEVKCPADVTEIITQTKRHCEKSSQISAVQCATKMVLEEIEKNIEIGKISGF; from the exons atgagacTTTCTA ttgtaTTTTTACTTGTGTTGGTCACTGCCTATTGCCAGTTCGATTCCTGTGAAGGCTTTGATGTACAGCAAACGCTTGCCAAAATAAGAGAAGTTTTAGAAAAAGGAtttggaaataaatttaaaaaattcttccatGGCATCACAAAgtttttcaaagaaataaatggGAAG TTTGTGATCGATGGAACCCCACTGGTGATCACTTTCTTTGCTGACGACTGTGAAATGAAGATTACCGGAAAACGAGGTCTAT TTGAAGTGAAATGTCCAGCTGATGTGACTGAAATCATTACGCAAACCAAACGCCACTGTGAAAAGTCAAGTCAGATAAGCGCCGTGCAGTGTGCTACCAAAATGGTACTCGAAGAAATTGAGAAGAATATTGAAATCGGCAAAATCTCCGGCTTCTAA